In one window of Microbacterium dextranolyticum DNA:
- a CDS encoding quinone-dependent dihydroorotate dehydrogenase, giving the protein MYPLIFRTVFARMDPETAHHLVIPVIRLFGVWPVAPVVRALTRPDPRLRTRALGLEFDSPFGVAAGFDKNAVMSEGLYALGFGHSEIGTVTAIAQDGNPKPRLYRLIEDRGLINRMGFNNAGAAAAAARLARSGRRRRRAILGANIGKSRVVDVAEATADYVTSTRQVAPVADYLVVNVSSPNTPGLRGLQAVETLRPLLEAVRDAAGSTPLLVKIAPDLPDDEIEAIARLAVDAGLSGIVATNTTIAREPLSTDAEKVAAMGAGGLSGAPLRARSLAVLRTVRAVVPADFCVISAGGVETAADVQERLDAGADLVQGYTGFIYRGPLWARQINRGLSARLRRA; this is encoded by the coding sequence ATGTATCCGCTCATCTTCCGCACCGTCTTCGCGCGCATGGACCCCGAGACGGCGCACCACCTCGTCATCCCCGTCATCCGCCTCTTCGGCGTCTGGCCGGTCGCGCCCGTCGTCCGGGCATTGACCCGGCCGGATCCGCGCCTGCGGACGCGGGCGCTCGGCCTGGAGTTCGATTCGCCCTTCGGTGTCGCCGCCGGGTTCGACAAGAATGCCGTCATGAGCGAGGGGCTCTATGCGCTGGGCTTCGGTCACTCCGAGATCGGCACCGTGACGGCGATCGCCCAGGACGGGAACCCGAAGCCGCGCCTCTACCGGCTGATCGAGGACCGTGGGCTGATCAACCGCATGGGGTTCAACAACGCGGGAGCCGCGGCGGCGGCGGCGCGACTCGCGCGATCGGGGAGGCGCCGGCGGCGCGCGATCCTCGGCGCCAACATCGGCAAGAGCCGCGTGGTCGATGTCGCGGAGGCGACCGCGGACTACGTCACGAGCACGCGTCAGGTCGCGCCGGTCGCCGACTACCTCGTCGTGAACGTCTCGTCGCCCAACACACCAGGCCTGCGCGGCCTGCAGGCCGTCGAGACCCTGCGGCCCCTGCTCGAAGCGGTGCGCGACGCCGCCGGATCCACGCCGTTGCTGGTCAAGATCGCTCCCGACCTGCCCGACGACGAGATCGAGGCGATAGCCCGACTCGCGGTCGACGCGGGGCTGTCCGGCATCGTCGCGACCAACACGACGATCGCGCGCGAGCCGCTCTCGACCGACGCAGAGAAGGTTGCTGCGATGGGGGCCGGTGGCCTGTCCGGCGCCCCGTTGCGCGCACGGTCGCTCGCCGTGCTGCGCACGGTCCGCGCGGTGGTCCCGGCCGACTTCTGCGTCATCTCCGCAGGCGGTGTGGAGACCGCCGCCGACGTGCAGGAGCGGTTGGATGCCGGTGCCGACCTCGTCCAGGGATACACGGGCTTCATCTATCGCGGTCCGCTCTGGGCGCGGCAGATCAACCGCGGTCTGAGCGCGCGTCTCCGCCGGGCCTAG
- a CDS encoding dipeptidase — MTSELSRSASVREAAIGGVPAALADLGRLVRIPSVAFAGFDRAEVERSAAAVKSLLDDLAFFDRVEVRTATIPETGVEGMPAVLASRAARNGRPTILLYAHHDVQPVGDEDLWDTAPFEPTVQGGRLYGRGAADDKAGVMAHVGALRALVAALGDDIDLGVNVFIEGEEEAGSASFAAFLHENADALRADVIVVADSGNWDAATPALTVSLRGNARFTLGVRTLAHASHSGMFGGAVPDAMLATVKLLGTLWDDDGAVAVAGLAERDAATPEYTEETLRDEAGLPEGVRPIGRGTILSRIWNKPSITVTGIDFPTVRNASNTLTPELSAVLSVRVAPGQSGRDAYDAIAAHLRAHAPFGAELTFSDVEVGDPFLADTSGTAAAHARAALAEGYGTTPVDIGIGGSIPFIADLVGQFPAAQILVTGVEDPHARAHSPGESLHLDTFRHALVSEALLLERLDREGLGTAD; from the coding sequence ATGACCTCTGAGCTGTCCCGATCCGCATCCGTTCGAGAAGCCGCGATCGGGGGAGTGCCGGCTGCGCTGGCCGACCTCGGCCGCCTCGTGCGCATTCCGTCGGTCGCGTTCGCCGGGTTCGATCGCGCCGAGGTGGAACGCAGTGCGGCCGCGGTGAAGTCGCTGCTGGACGACCTCGCGTTCTTCGACCGGGTCGAGGTGCGGACGGCGACGATCCCCGAGACCGGGGTGGAGGGGATGCCCGCGGTCCTGGCATCCCGTGCGGCACGCAACGGACGCCCGACGATCCTTCTCTACGCGCACCACGACGTCCAGCCCGTCGGCGACGAGGACCTCTGGGACACCGCTCCCTTCGAGCCCACCGTGCAGGGCGGTCGTCTGTACGGACGTGGCGCAGCCGACGACAAGGCCGGCGTGATGGCCCACGTGGGTGCGCTCCGAGCTCTCGTCGCCGCGCTCGGCGACGACATCGATCTCGGTGTCAACGTCTTCATCGAGGGCGAAGAAGAGGCGGGGTCGGCATCGTTCGCCGCCTTCCTGCACGAGAACGCCGATGCGCTGCGCGCCGATGTCATCGTGGTGGCGGACTCGGGCAACTGGGATGCCGCGACGCCGGCGCTCACGGTCTCGTTGCGCGGGAACGCCCGCTTCACGCTGGGTGTGCGCACCCTCGCGCACGCGTCTCACTCCGGCATGTTCGGCGGTGCCGTGCCGGACGCGATGCTCGCCACCGTGAAGCTCCTGGGCACGCTGTGGGACGACGACGGCGCGGTCGCCGTCGCGGGACTCGCCGAGCGGGATGCCGCGACACCCGAGTACACCGAGGAGACGCTCCGCGACGAAGCGGGCCTGCCTGAGGGCGTTCGGCCGATCGGGCGGGGGACGATCCTCAGCCGGATCTGGAACAAGCCGTCGATCACCGTGACCGGGATCGACTTCCCGACCGTTCGGAACGCCTCGAACACGCTCACGCCGGAGCTCTCCGCCGTGCTCAGTGTGCGGGTCGCGCCGGGGCAGAGCGGGCGCGACGCCTACGACGCGATCGCCGCCCACCTGCGCGCGCACGCTCCGTTCGGCGCGGAGCTCACGTTCTCCGACGTCGAGGTGGGCGACCCGTTCTTGGCGGATACGAGCGGCACGGCGGCCGCCCACGCGCGCGCCGCCCTCGCCGAGGGGTACGGGACGACGCCGGTGGACATCGGGATCGGCGGATCCATCCCGTTCATCGCCGACCTCGTCGGCCAGTTCCCCGCCGCTCAGATCCTCGTGACGGGCGTCGAAGACCCCCACGCCCGCGCCCACAGCCCGGGGGAGTCGCTGCACCTGGACACCTTCCGACACGCGCTGGTGTCCGAGGCGCTGCTTCTCGAGCGGCTCGACCGCGAAGGCCTCGGCACAGCCGACTGA
- the erpA gene encoding iron-sulfur cluster insertion protein ErpA, with protein MTDTALTTADADAQAADAKAHGVGLTDAAAAKVKSLLEQEGRDDLRLRVAVQPGGCSGLIYQLYFDERFLDGDQAVDFDGVEVIVDDMSVPYLDGATIDFKDTISEQGFTIDNPNAAGSCACGDSFH; from the coding sequence ATGACCGACACCGCCCTCACGACTGCCGACGCCGACGCCCAGGCCGCCGACGCGAAGGCCCACGGCGTGGGACTCACCGACGCCGCCGCCGCGAAGGTCAAGAGCCTGCTCGAGCAGGAGGGACGCGATGACCTGCGCCTGCGCGTCGCCGTGCAGCCGGGCGGATGCTCGGGCCTGATCTATCAGCTCTACTTCGACGAGCGCTTCCTCGACGGCGACCAGGCTGTCGACTTCGACGGCGTCGAGGTCATCGTCGACGACATGTCGGTGCCCTATCTCGACGGCGCGACGATCGACTTCAAGGACACGATCTCGGAGCAGGGATTCACGATCGACAACCCCAACGCAGCGGGCAGCTGCGCGTGCGGCGACAGCTTCCACTGA
- the ctaC gene encoding aa3-type cytochrome oxidase subunit II → MRVTRRLRLAAIPLGIAAAITLAGCTPSQLNGFLPGFTEDGTQATNHTSMVSGLWVNSWIVLLVVGIITWALMGWAAIAYRRRKGQTGLPVQLRYNMPIEIFYTIVPLILVLGFFAFTARDQTALETQYDEPDVCITAIGKQWAWDFQYAQQDCDDASNAVWTMGVQAQTDAQGNITSELPTLYLPVDKKVKIKLTSRDVIHSFWIVDFLYKKDMYIGKDNYWSFTPTRVGEYNGRCAELCGQYHSMMLFNVKVVEQPEYDAYVESLRDRKQTGDINEAYNRLQNLAGTGATSEGEH, encoded by the coding sequence GTGCGCGTCACACGCCGCCTCCGGCTCGCCGCCATCCCCCTCGGGATCGCTGCCGCGATCACCCTCGCGGGCTGCACGCCAAGCCAGCTGAACGGATTCCTCCCCGGCTTCACCGAGGACGGCACCCAGGCCACCAACCACACCTCGATGGTCTCGGGACTGTGGGTGAACTCCTGGATCGTGCTCCTCGTCGTCGGGATCATCACGTGGGCACTCATGGGTTGGGCGGCGATCGCCTACCGTCGCCGCAAGGGCCAGACCGGTCTTCCGGTCCAGCTGCGGTACAACATGCCGATCGAGATCTTCTACACGATCGTCCCGCTGATCCTGGTGCTGGGCTTCTTCGCCTTCACCGCCCGCGATCAGACGGCGCTCGAGACGCAGTACGACGAGCCCGACGTGTGCATCACCGCGATCGGCAAGCAGTGGGCGTGGGACTTCCAGTACGCGCAGCAGGACTGCGACGATGCGAGCAACGCCGTGTGGACCATGGGCGTCCAGGCGCAGACCGATGCCCAGGGCAACATCACCAGCGAGCTGCCCACGCTGTACCTGCCGGTCGACAAGAAGGTGAAGATCAAGCTCACCTCGCGTGACGTGATCCACTCGTTCTGGATCGTGGACTTCCTCTACAAGAAGGACATGTACATCGGCAAGGACAACTACTGGTCCTTCACTCCGACCCGTGTCGGCGAGTACAACGGCCGCTGCGCAGAGCTGTGCGGTCAGTACCACTCGATGATGCTGTTCAACGTCAAGGTCGTCGAGCAGCCCGAGTACGACGCATACGTCGAGAGTCTGCGCGATCGCAAGCAGACGGGTGACATCAACGAGGCGTACAACCGCCTGCAGAACCTGGCCGGAACCGGCGCTACGTCCGAGGGAGAACACTGA
- the ctaD gene encoding aa3-type cytochrome oxidase subunit I, producing the protein MATTLPLQGEAPHRPSTLPPRQAALLSTSRVEQKGNILVRWITSTDHKTIGYMYLIASVIFFLLGGVMALIIRAELFEPGMQILPTKDQYNQLFTMHGTIMLLMFATPLFAGFANAILPLQIGAPDVAFPRLNAFALWLFIFGSIIAIAGFLTPQGAAAFGWFAYQPLAGASFSPGAGGNLWMLGLGMSGFGTILGAVNFITTIITMRAPGMTMWRMPIFSWNTLVTSILILMAFPVLAAAILAAAADRVLGAHIYDPANGGVLLWQHLFWFFGHPEVYIIALPFFGIVSEILPVFSRKPIFGYKTLVYATIAIAALSVSVWAHHMYVTGAVLLPFFSLMTMLIAVPTGVKIFNWIGTMWRGSVTFETPMLFTLGFLVSFVFGGLTGVILASPPLDFHLSDSYFVVAHFHYVVFGTVVFAMFAGFYFWWPKWTGRMLNERLGVVHFWLLFIGFHMTFLIQHWLGVEGMVRRYADYSGADGFTWQNQVSTIGAMILGASMIPFFLNVWITSRKAPKVTVNDPWGYGGSLEWATSCPPPRHNFTSIPRIRSERPAFDLNHPEAAVPVGVGPAKDAPDAPVVDLADGEVK; encoded by the coding sequence ATGGCGACGACGCTTCCTCTTCAGGGTGAGGCTCCGCACCGCCCGTCCACGCTGCCGCCGCGGCAGGCTGCTCTGCTGAGCACGTCGCGCGTCGAGCAGAAGGGCAACATCCTCGTCCGGTGGATCACCTCCACCGACCACAAGACGATCGGGTACATGTACCTGATCGCCTCGGTGATCTTCTTCCTGCTCGGCGGCGTGATGGCTTTGATCATCCGTGCCGAGCTGTTCGAGCCGGGCATGCAGATCCTTCCGACGAAGGATCAGTACAACCAGCTGTTCACGATGCACGGCACGATCATGCTGCTGATGTTCGCGACTCCGCTGTTCGCCGGCTTCGCCAACGCGATCCTGCCCCTTCAGATCGGTGCGCCCGACGTGGCGTTCCCGCGTCTGAACGCTTTCGCGCTGTGGCTGTTCATCTTCGGGTCGATCATCGCGATCGCCGGATTCCTCACGCCGCAGGGTGCCGCCGCGTTCGGCTGGTTCGCGTATCAGCCTCTGGCCGGCGCGAGCTTCTCGCCCGGCGCGGGTGGAAACCTCTGGATGCTGGGACTCGGCATGTCCGGTTTCGGCACCATCCTCGGCGCGGTGAACTTCATCACGACGATCATCACGATGCGTGCGCCCGGCATGACGATGTGGCGCATGCCGATCTTCTCGTGGAACACGCTCGTCACGAGCATCCTGATCCTGATGGCGTTCCCCGTTCTCGCGGCCGCCATCCTCGCCGCCGCAGCCGACCGCGTGCTCGGTGCCCACATCTACGACCCGGCCAACGGTGGCGTGCTTCTCTGGCAGCACCTCTTCTGGTTCTTCGGACACCCCGAGGTCTACATCATCGCGCTGCCGTTCTTCGGCATCGTCTCCGAGATCCTCCCGGTGTTCAGCCGGAAGCCGATCTTCGGATACAAGACCCTCGTCTACGCGACGATCGCGATCGCCGCACTCTCGGTGTCGGTCTGGGCGCACCACATGTACGTGACGGGTGCGGTTCTGCTGCCGTTCTTCTCGCTCATGACGATGCTGATCGCCGTTCCGACCGGTGTGAAGATCTTCAACTGGATCGGCACGATGTGGCGGGGGTCGGTGACCTTCGAGACACCGATGCTGTTCACGCTCGGCTTCCTGGTGTCGTTCGTCTTCGGTGGTCTGACCGGTGTCATCCTCGCGTCGCCGCCGCTCGACTTCCACCTGTCGGACTCGTACTTCGTCGTCGCGCACTTCCACTACGTCGTGTTCGGCACGGTCGTGTTCGCCATGTTCGCGGGCTTCTACTTCTGGTGGCCCAAGTGGACGGGGCGCATGCTCAACGAGCGTCTCGGCGTCGTGCACTTCTGGCTGCTGTTCATCGGCTTCCACATGACCTTCCTGATCCAGCACTGGCTGGGTGTCGAGGGCATGGTCCGCCGGTATGCCGACTACTCGGGTGCGGACGGCTTCACCTGGCAGAACCAGGTGTCGACGATCGGCGCGATGATCCTCGGCGCATCGATGATCCCGTTCTTCCTGAACGTCTGGATCACGTCGCGCAAGGCGCCCAAGGTCACCGTCAACGACCCGTGGGGCTACGGCGGTTCGCTCGAGTGGGCCACCAGCTGCCCGCCGCCGCGTCACAACTTCACGTCGATCCCGCGTATCCGCAGCGAGCGCCCCGCCTTCGACCTCAACCACCCCGAGGCGGCTGTGCCCGTCGGCGTGGGCCCGGCGAAGGATGCCCCCGACGCCCCCGTCGTCGACCTGGCCGATGGAGAGGTCAAGTAA
- a CDS encoding cytochrome c oxidase subunit 4 codes for MKTNINLWWILSAFFLLITGVYTGWNIIEHSGRPWYHAIEWVGTVALLFTVFMSLMIGFYVDRVHRAQGGELPEDSLTADIDDADPEIGEFSPWSWWPLVLAFSASLSILGLAVGTFMLPIGLAVFVVAIVGWVYEYYRGYFAR; via the coding sequence GTGAAGACCAACATCAATCTCTGGTGGATCCTGTCGGCGTTCTTCCTGCTGATCACGGGCGTCTACACCGGCTGGAACATCATCGAGCACTCCGGTCGCCCGTGGTACCACGCGATCGAGTGGGTCGGCACCGTCGCCCTGCTGTTCACGGTGTTCATGTCGCTGATGATCGGCTTCTACGTCGACCGCGTGCACCGCGCGCAGGGCGGCGAGCTTCCCGAGGACTCGCTGACGGCCGACATCGATGACGCCGATCCCGAGATCGGTGAGTTCAGCCCGTGGTCGTGGTGGCCGCTGGTGCTGGCGTTCTCCGCCTCGCTCAGCATTCTCGGCCTCGCCGTCGGCACCTTCATGCTGCCGATCGGGCTCGCTGTCTTCGTCGTCGCGATCGTCGGCTGGGTCTACGAGTACTACCGGGGCTACTTCGCCCGCTGA
- a CDS encoding rhodanese-like domain-containing protein, whose translation MTSSAFDYFSAKLTHETDPADVYAAQKAGDALTLIDVRSGDAWAHGYARGAVHMPYREIAARARELDPRVPVVVYCWSPGCNAGAKGAIEFARLGFVVREMIGGFEYWAREGFPVETADGPLPRVVDPLVSVVRPAS comes from the coding sequence ATGACCTCTTCTGCGTTCGACTACTTCTCCGCCAAGCTCACTCACGAGACCGACCCTGCCGACGTCTACGCCGCGCAGAAGGCCGGTGACGCCCTCACGCTAATCGACGTGCGCAGCGGCGACGCCTGGGCCCACGGGTACGCCCGTGGCGCCGTTCATATGCCCTACCGGGAGATCGCCGCGCGCGCCCGTGAGCTCGATCCCCGTGTCCCCGTCGTCGTGTACTGCTGGAGTCCCGGGTGCAACGCCGGCGCGAAGGGAGCGATCGAGTTCGCACGGCTCGGGTTCGTCGTGCGCGAGATGATCGGAGGCTTCGAGTACTGGGCGCGCGAGGGCTTCCCCGTGGAGACCGCCGACGGTCCCCTCCCCCGGGTCGTCGACCCTCTGGTCTCGGTGGTGCGCCCGGCGAGCTGA